In Klebsiella aerogenes, the DNA window ATCCCGATTCATTCAACGAAGAACGGCGCTGAACAGAACAGCACCGCTAACCAAACCACAAAACCGCCGACCAACAAGGCGCCCGCGACACGCCCCGGCTGGCGTTTACGGCGCCAGCACAGCAGCGCGAAGATCACGCTGACCAGCAGCATGATGCTGTAGTCGCGCGTAAAGGCTTCGGCAGGGAAGGCGCCAGGCGCGATAAGCGCCGGCAGCCCGAGAACCAGTACAAGGTTAAGGATATTGGCGCCAATGATATTCCCGATGGCGATATCGTCTTCCCCTTTTCGTGCACCAGCGATAGCGGTGGCCAGTTCCGGCAGGCTGGTGCCGATGGCGATAACCGTTAAACCGACCGTCAGTTCGCTTATCGCGAAATAGTTTGCCAACACCGTCGCGTTATCCACCACCATGCGGGTCGCCATTGGCATGATAATCATCGCAACGCCGAGCCAGAGCAGAGCAACAGGCAGCGAGCCGCCGCGCGGCAGTTCCGCCAGTTGCTCCTGAGTCAGGCTATCGGTTCCCTGGCGTTCCGCCAGGCGAGCTATTTTAATGGTGAAGACCAGCCACAGTATGGCCAACGCCAGTAAAAACAGGCCATCCAGACGCGACAGCTGACCATCGTAGAGCACAAACCCCGCCAGCAAACTGACCAGCAACATTAGCGGTAATTCGCGGCGCAGGATATCAGAATGCACGGTAAATGGATGGAGCAAGGCGGCAAGACCGAGAATTAATAAAATATTCGTCATGTTGGATCCCAGCGCGGTGCCGATCGCCAGATCGGTCTGCCCGTGCAGGGAGGCGGCGGCGGAAACGATGATCTCCGGCAAGCTGGTGCCGATACTGACCACCGTCATCCCGATGATAAGCGGCGGGATCCCCATCATGCGACACAATATTGAAGCGGCGTATACCAGACGATCGGCGCTGTAAACCACCAGCAGTAAACCAATTATTAACAGAGCCGTTGCTAAGAGCATCTAAAGTCCTTTCTTCAGGTATAATCGTCGCCTCGCTGGCCGTCCGTACGCAGCGTAACGAATTCTTAATTTTGACTTTATGTGTGGCAAAAGTAAAACAAATGCCAGCTTTCGCTAACCCGGGCAGGTAAGATTCTGTAAAAATGTTGGGTTTGTGGTGAAAGAAAGCGCCATGCTTAGCTCGAAGGTTTAGTAAGGATGATTTTATGAGCCAAACTCTGGCGAATTTAGTCGACGTTCGCGGTATTCGTTTCTCTCGGGGCGACCGTGTGATCTTCGACGATATCTCGCTATCGGTGCCTCGCGGCAAGATTACCGCCATCATGGGGCCATCGGGGATCGGCAAGACGACCCTGCTGCGGTTGATCGGTGGACAGATCCCGCCGGACAGTGGCGAGATCCTGTTCGATGGTGAAAACGTGCCGCAGATGACGCGCTCGCGCCTGTACACCGTTCGTAAGCGCATGAGTATGCTGTTCCAGTCCGGCGCGCTGTTCACCGACATGAATGTGTTTGATAACGTGGCTTATCCGCTGCGCGAACATACGCGCCTGCCTGAAGCGTTGCTGCACACCACCGTGATGATGAAGCTGGAAGCGGTTGGGCTACGCGGCGCGGCGCAGTTGATGCCTTCGGAGCTCTCCGGGGGGATGGCGCGGCGCGCGGCGCTGGCGCGGGCGATCGCCCTTGAACCGGATCTCATCATGTTTGATGAACCTTTTGTCGGGCAAGATCCCATTACCATGGGCGTCCTGGTTAAACTTATATCAGAGCTGAATAGTACCCTGGGGGTGACCTGCATCGTGGTATCACACGACGTACCGGAAGTGCTCAGCATTGCGGATTACGCATATATCGTGGCAGATAAGAAAATCGTTGCCCACGGCAGCGCGGCGTCCCTGCGGGA includes these proteins:
- the mlaF gene encoding phospholipid ABC transporter ATP-binding protein MlaF: MSQTLANLVDVRGIRFSRGDRVIFDDISLSVPRGKITAIMGPSGIGKTTLLRLIGGQIPPDSGEILFDGENVPQMTRSRLYTVRKRMSMLFQSGALFTDMNVFDNVAYPLREHTRLPEALLHTTVMMKLEAVGLRGAAQLMPSELSGGMARRAALARAIALEPDLIMFDEPFVGQDPITMGVLVKLISELNSTLGVTCIVVSHDVPEVLSIADYAYIVADKKIVAHGSAASLRENSDPRVRQFIDGIADGPVPFRYPAGDYRHDLLGKGS
- a CDS encoding calcium/sodium antiporter, whose amino-acid sequence is MLLATALLIIGLLLVVYSADRLVYAASILCRMMGIPPLIIGMTVVSIGTSLPEIIVSAAASLHGQTDLAIGTALGSNMTNILLILGLAALLHPFTVHSDILRRELPLMLLVSLLAGFVLYDGQLSRLDGLFLLALAILWLVFTIKIARLAERQGTDSLTQEQLAELPRGGSLPVALLWLGVAMIIMPMATRMVVDNATVLANYFAISELTVGLTVIAIGTSLPELATAIAGARKGEDDIAIGNIIGANILNLVLVLGLPALIAPGAFPAEAFTRDYSIMLLVSVIFALLCWRRKRQPGRVAGALLVGGFVVWLAVLFCSAPFFVE